A part of Lentimicrobium sp. L6 genomic DNA contains:
- a CDS encoding ROK family protein produces MNIQNDQRIVLSLDAGGTNLVFSAMKAGQMLGEEIILPAKVDSLEAFLEKLTHGFEQVKQQAGGANAISFAFPGPADYPNGIIGDLENLPVFRGGIALGPFLEKKFNIPVFINNDGDLFTLGEALGGLLPMINQELEKAGNPKQYKQLIGATFGTGFGGGLVINQQLIIGDNSAGGEINRMGNILYPQFTSEESVSIRGIKRVYARECNITIDQCPEPFQIFKIAKGQEEGHQKAAILSFKELAIVAADALANTITMFDAPVVIGGGLSGAHELILPTLVEELNKKFETPSGGQVQRMEVFAYNWHHTDCKANFLKNSGQKVLIPGSSEEINYDPIKKICVGANVLGTGGAVALGAYAFAILKLNEIKY; encoded by the coding sequence ATGAATATCCAGAATGACCAAAGAATAGTACTGAGCCTCGATGCAGGCGGAACCAATTTAGTATTCTCTGCAATGAAAGCTGGCCAAATGTTGGGAGAAGAAATAATTCTTCCTGCCAAAGTTGATAGCTTAGAAGCTTTTTTAGAAAAACTAACCCATGGTTTTGAACAAGTAAAACAACAAGCCGGAGGAGCCAATGCCATCAGCTTTGCCTTCCCTGGTCCTGCTGATTATCCCAATGGTATCATTGGCGATTTGGAAAACCTTCCAGTATTTAGAGGTGGCATTGCCCTAGGTCCATTTTTGGAGAAGAAATTTAATATCCCTGTATTTATCAATAATGATGGTGACCTCTTTACCCTTGGCGAAGCATTGGGCGGATTACTACCTATGATCAACCAAGAATTAGAGAAAGCAGGAAACCCCAAACAATACAAGCAACTCATTGGGGCCACTTTTGGTACCGGTTTTGGAGGCGGATTGGTCATCAACCAACAACTTATTATCGGTGACAATAGTGCAGGTGGCGAAATCAATAGAATGGGAAATATTCTCTACCCCCAATTCACTTCAGAAGAAAGCGTGAGCATTAGAGGAATAAAAAGAGTTTATGCAAGAGAATGTAATATAACTATTGACCAATGTCCTGAGCCCTTCCAAATCTTTAAAATAGCCAAAGGCCAAGAGGAGGGTCATCAAAAAGCAGCCATACTCAGTTTTAAAGAATTGGCCATAGTAGCAGCTGATGCATTAGCCAATACCATCACCATGTTTGACGCTCCAGTGGTTATCGGGGGCGGACTCAGTGGTGCCCACGAACTTATCTTACCTACTTTGGTAGAAGAGTTGAACAAGAAATTCGAGACCCCTAGTGGCGGACAAGTACAACGCATGGAAGTATTTGCCTATAACTGGCATCATACAGATTGCAAAGCCAACTTCTTAAAAAATAGCGGACAAAAAGTACTCATTCCTGGTAGTTCAGAAGAAATCAACTACGATCCTATTAAAAAGATATGTGTAGGAGCCAATGTATTGGGCACAGGTGGTGCTGTAGCATTAGGCGCTTATGCTTTTGCTATATTAAAATTGAATGAAATAAAATATTAA
- a CDS encoding fibronectin type III domain-containing protein produces the protein MKRFLLFSSLILLLFSCNEKEEVSHIDQALVPGVTQFEGRRDHTGIHLTWSYAYASSLNYFILYYSPGGEDTDTISAFESNYTVHQVQSDTNYIFHLKAIDKMGNSSERAVLRMSTY, from the coding sequence ATGAAACGATTCTTATTATTTTCTAGTCTTATCCTCCTCCTTTTTTCATGCAACGAAAAAGAAGAAGTATCTCATATAGATCAAGCTTTAGTTCCAGGTGTTACACAATTTGAAGGAAGGCGTGATCATACAGGAATACACCTCACTTGGTCTTATGCCTATGCTTCAAGTCTCAACTACTTCATTCTATACTATTCACCTGGAGGCGAAGACACTGATACCATCTCTGCATTTGAAAGTAACTACACAGTACATCAAGTTCAAAGTGACACCAATTATATATTCCATTTAAAAGCTATAGATAAAATGGGAAATTCTTCTGAGCGAGCCGTTTTGAGGATGTCTACTTATTAA